Proteins encoded by one window of Erysipelothrix rhusiopathiae:
- a CDS encoding putative manganese-dependent inorganic diphosphatase has translation MKNEKDLIYICGHRHPDTDSIVSSIAYAHLKNILGAPAVPCRLGELSDETSYLLDRFGFETPTLLKDARATLDEIEMDDAVKIHLDTSIKEAMEIISDKRQTLAVVDDRDQLIGLVTSSNLAHIAMGDTKHSIALLKKTPMCNIAQAIDGELIYEPKHFHFNGKTSIIAISKTKLDNYELTDRLVIIGNDTESQLTAIRKGASCIVTVWTDEIEESVLSLAKLHDCGIIRSTHGTMNTSRYLLFAPSVREVMSTDLITFNWNEFVDDVGKRMLKTRYRAYPVLDDQNKIYGFVSRYHILNSSSKKMILVDHNEASQSVDGIQQAEILEIIDHHRIGDLRTVKPIYFRNEIIGSTASIITKMYLEHGVEIPKDIASLLLAALVSDTLNLKSPTTTPKDFEIANILQDRSGLDRNEFARDMYEVTSGLKNKPYEDIINQDIKKFYISQKEVMVSQLVIYHFDELDDILDSFEEVMEQFVTQHHLDLLVVVFTSVEDNGSIIVASGSLKEAVLDAFPNKDGEARTFLQDVVSRKNQIIPRLSAAISQYLGTGM, from the coding sequence ATGAAAAACGAAAAAGATTTAATCTATATTTGTGGACATCGTCATCCAGATACGGATTCAATTGTATCGTCAATTGCATATGCTCATCTTAAAAACATTCTGGGTGCTCCAGCAGTACCCTGTCGTTTGGGTGAACTGAGTGATGAAACCAGCTATCTTCTTGATCGCTTTGGTTTTGAAACGCCAACACTTCTCAAAGATGCACGTGCAACACTTGATGAGATTGAAATGGATGATGCGGTAAAGATTCATCTGGATACTTCTATTAAGGAAGCAATGGAAATTATCTCAGATAAGCGACAGACACTTGCGGTAGTTGATGATCGGGATCAACTTATTGGGCTTGTGACCAGTTCAAATCTTGCTCATATCGCGATGGGTGATACGAAACATTCCATCGCACTTTTAAAGAAAACACCGATGTGTAATATTGCGCAAGCAATCGATGGTGAATTGATTTATGAACCAAAGCATTTTCATTTTAATGGGAAAACAAGTATCATTGCGATATCTAAAACAAAATTGGATAATTATGAATTAACAGACCGCCTCGTAATTATTGGTAATGATACGGAATCACAGTTAACTGCAATTCGTAAAGGTGCATCTTGTATTGTGACAGTATGGACAGATGAGATTGAAGAATCGGTCTTATCGCTTGCGAAATTGCATGATTGTGGAATTATTCGATCAACACATGGAACCATGAATACTTCGCGTTATTTGCTGTTTGCGCCAAGTGTTCGTGAAGTAATGTCCACGGATTTAATTACATTTAATTGGAATGAGTTTGTAGATGATGTTGGAAAGCGAATGCTAAAAACACGTTATCGAGCATACCCTGTATTGGATGATCAGAATAAGATTTATGGTTTTGTGTCACGGTACCATATTTTAAACTCATCAAGTAAAAAGATGATTCTTGTGGATCACAATGAAGCCTCACAGAGCGTGGATGGGATCCAACAAGCAGAAATACTAGAAATCATTGATCATCACCGTATTGGCGACCTACGCACCGTTAAACCGATATATTTCAGAAATGAAATCATCGGATCAACGGCATCAATCATTACAAAGATGTATTTGGAACATGGTGTCGAAATTCCAAAAGATATTGCTTCATTATTACTCGCAGCACTGGTATCTGATACCTTAAATTTAAAATCACCAACGACGACGCCAAAAGATTTTGAAATTGCGAACATTCTTCAAGATCGATCGGGTCTTGATCGCAATGAATTTGCACGTGATATGTACGAAGTAACATCTGGCTTAAAAAATAAACCATATGAAGATATTATTAACCAAGATATTAAGAAATTCTACATTTCTCAAAAAGAGGTAATGGTATCCCAGCTTGTAATTTACCACTTTGATGAGTTGGATGATATTTTAGATTCATTTGAAGAAGTGATGGAACAATTTGTAACTCAACATCACCTGGATTTATTGGTTGTCGTCTTTACCAGTGTTGAGGATAATGGATCCATTATTGTTGCTTCAGGAAGTTTAAAAGAAGCAGTCTTGGATGCGTTTCCCAATAAAGATGGTGAAGCACGTACCTTCTTACAAGATGTTGTTTCAAGAAAGAATCAAATCATACCGCGCTTGTCAGCTGCGATATCTCAGTACTTAGGAACGGGAATGTAA
- the zwf gene encoding glucose-6-phosphate dehydrogenase: protein MKPNNHIVAIFGGTGDLTYRKLLPAFYNLLETKSLPDSFHLVVIGRQELTTAAYHDLVKPWLREQARFDVKEEILDVFLEYVSYFKMTFTEDEGYPRLKTYFETLDPQAQILYYFAVAPSFFETIATQLDRHQLVSNSKVIIEKPFGNDLKSAIDINNTLTHIFDEDRIFRIDHYVAKEMVQNIFTIRFSNMIFADSWNGASINNIQISAAETVGVENRGNYYDHTGALKDMFQNHLLQLLSIVLMEEPHAFNAADIHHEQEAVLESLYVEDYENDIVYGQYLENRDSKSYTHEDKVEPNSTTETYVALKLASSLPKWQDTPIYIRTGKRMHKRSTEIMIEFNQKDHEQPNVLIIKVQPDEGVYLRFNIKKPGQSHDSQTVFMDFCQSCNYENRENTPEAYERLLKAAMDSDQSLFASFKQVHLSWSLVETILEHKGNDKPEGYDAYSSGPKRAHDLLARDGNQWIEEQVMGEIFKY from the coding sequence ATGAAGCCAAATAATCATATCGTCGCAATTTTCGGAGGTACAGGTGACCTAACCTACCGAAAATTGTTACCTGCATTCTATAACCTTCTTGAAACAAAGAGCCTACCTGATTCGTTTCATCTTGTTGTGATTGGTCGACAAGAGTTAACGACAGCGGCATACCATGATTTGGTAAAGCCTTGGCTTCGAGAACAAGCACGTTTTGATGTGAAAGAGGAGATTCTGGATGTCTTCCTCGAATACGTATCGTATTTTAAAATGACATTTACCGAAGATGAAGGGTATCCACGTCTTAAGACATACTTTGAGACACTTGATCCACAAGCACAAATCCTTTACTACTTCGCAGTTGCGCCTTCTTTCTTTGAAACAATTGCAACACAACTCGATCGGCATCAACTGGTTTCCAATAGTAAAGTTATTATTGAAAAACCCTTTGGTAATGATTTAAAATCCGCAATCGATATCAATAATACCTTAACGCATATTTTTGACGAAGATCGTATTTTCCGTATTGATCACTATGTTGCGAAAGAAATGGTTCAAAACATCTTTACCATTCGTTTTTCTAATATGATCTTTGCGGATAGTTGGAATGGAGCGTCCATCAACAATATACAAATTAGTGCGGCAGAAACGGTTGGGGTTGAAAATCGTGGTAATTACTACGATCATACAGGTGCTTTAAAAGACATGTTTCAAAATCACTTGCTTCAATTATTATCCATTGTACTCATGGAAGAACCGCATGCATTTAATGCTGCGGACATTCACCATGAACAAGAAGCCGTATTGGAAAGTCTATATGTAGAAGATTACGAAAATGATATTGTTTACGGTCAATACCTTGAAAACAGAGATTCGAAGTCCTATACACACGAAGATAAAGTTGAACCGAATTCCACAACTGAAACCTATGTTGCGTTAAAGCTTGCCTCTTCACTACCCAAATGGCAAGATACACCCATCTATATTCGGACAGGAAAACGCATGCATAAGCGTTCAACGGAGATTATGATTGAATTTAATCAGAAAGACCACGAACAACCAAATGTGTTAATCATTAAAGTTCAACCGGATGAAGGAGTCTATCTTCGCTTCAATATTAAAAAACCAGGTCAAAGCCATGATAGCCAAACGGTTTTTATGGATTTTTGCCAGAGCTGTAATTATGAAAACAGAGAAAATACACCGGAAGCTTATGAACGTCTTCTTAAGGCAGCCATGGATTCCGATCAATCCCTTTTCGCAAGTTTTAAACAAGTCCATTTAAGTTGGAGTTTGGTTGAAACAATTCTAGAACATAAAGGAAACGACAAACCTGAAGGCTATGATGCATATTCATCCGGTCCTAAACGTGCCCATGATTTATTAGCACGTGATGGCAATCAATGGATTGAAGAACAGGTTATGGGAGAAATTTTTAAATACTAA
- the gndA gene encoding NADP-dependent phosphogluconate dehydrogenase: MKKNDIGVIGLAVMGSNLALNMADHGYNVSIYNRTYAVGQKVIQENPHENLSLFESLEDFVTSLEAPRKIILMVKAGPAVDKVIENLIPLLNKGDIIMDGGNSNFKDTIRRTQEIEALGFRYLGVGISGGEEGARFGPAIMPGGSKDAYKFVSNILEDVSAKAQGEPCCTYIGENGAGHYVKMVHNGIEYADMQLIAESYSILKHVGGFSNEELEQIFSDWNQGELDSFLIEITAQIFGEIDPDTGKHMVDVILDTAAQKGTGKWTAEEALNTGTDASLLASAVFARFISAKKQERVQAQEILNYEAPHIQLNDREEFIEQVRQALYASKIIAYAQGFDLMKNASIEYGWDLDFGAIAKVFREGCIIRAKFLNRITDAYTLNPELQNLMLDASFKESLLDYQGSLRDVCGLAIQSGISVPAFTNAISYFDAYRNGRSNANLIQAQRDLFGAHTFERVDKQGSFHHEWNPSNEAK, encoded by the coding sequence ATGAAAAAAAATGATATAGGTGTTATTGGACTTGCAGTCATGGGGTCAAACCTAGCCCTTAATATGGCTGATCACGGGTATAATGTATCGATTTATAATCGTACATATGCTGTTGGTCAAAAAGTAATTCAAGAAAACCCACACGAAAATTTAAGTCTTTTCGAAAGCTTAGAAGATTTTGTGACTTCACTCGAAGCACCTCGTAAGATCATCCTTATGGTTAAAGCGGGACCTGCTGTCGATAAAGTAATTGAAAATTTAATTCCACTCCTTAACAAGGGTGACATCATTATGGATGGTGGTAATTCTAATTTTAAAGATACCATTCGTCGTACACAAGAAATTGAAGCCCTTGGATTCCGTTATTTAGGTGTAGGTATTTCTGGTGGTGAAGAAGGTGCTCGTTTTGGACCTGCTATTATGCCAGGTGGAAGTAAAGACGCTTATAAATTTGTTTCAAATATTTTAGAAGATGTTTCCGCTAAAGCACAAGGCGAACCATGCTGTACTTATATTGGTGAAAATGGTGCCGGACATTATGTCAAGATGGTACATAATGGAATTGAATATGCAGATATGCAGTTGATTGCGGAAAGTTATTCAATTTTAAAACATGTTGGTGGTTTTTCAAATGAAGAGCTTGAGCAAATCTTTAGCGATTGGAATCAAGGTGAACTTGATAGTTTCTTAATCGAAATTACAGCACAAATCTTTGGTGAGATTGATCCGGATACCGGTAAGCATATGGTGGATGTTATTTTAGATACAGCTGCTCAAAAAGGAACGGGTAAATGGACCGCTGAGGAAGCATTAAACACCGGAACGGATGCATCCCTACTTGCTTCTGCTGTTTTTGCTCGTTTTATATCCGCTAAAAAACAAGAGCGTGTTCAAGCACAAGAAATTCTTAACTATGAAGCACCTCATATACAACTAAACGATCGGGAAGAATTTATCGAACAAGTTCGTCAAGCCTTGTATGCAAGTAAGATTATTGCCTATGCACAAGGTTTTGACTTGATGAAAAATGCTTCCATTGAATATGGATGGGACTTAGACTTTGGTGCAATTGCGAAAGTATTCCGCGAAGGATGTATTATTCGTGCGAAATTCTTAAACCGTATTACGGATGCATATACCTTAAATCCTGAATTGCAGAACTTAATGTTGGATGCATCTTTTAAAGAAAGTCTTCTAGACTATCAAGGTAGTTTACGTGATGTGTGTGGTCTTGCCATTCAATCCGGAATCAGTGTTCCAGCCTTTACAAATGCAATCAGTTATTTCGATGCTTACCGTAACGGCCGTTCAAATGCAAACTTAATTCAAGCACAACGTGACTTGTTTGGTGCTCATACTTTTGAACGTGTTGATAAACAAGGCAGTTTCCACCACGAATGGAATCCCAGTAATGAAGCCAAATAA
- a CDS encoding nitroreductase family protein — protein sequence MTKIFEDLELRRSRYGLSKEAVLTEEEVIELVEASVQHTPSAFNAQTQRAVVLFGKHSDTFWDLTREALRKVAPEEGFENTVTKLESFKQGQGTILYYIDTDVVKGLQDQFALYADNFPIWAEQENGMMQLVTWTALAGAGIGASVQHYNPLVDASAAEAFEIPSSWKLVAQMPFGKAIDEVQPKTLQDVKGKVKVFK from the coding sequence ATGACTAAGATTTTTGAAGATTTAGAACTTAGACGTTCTCGATATGGATTATCAAAGGAAGCAGTTTTAACCGAAGAGGAAGTAATTGAATTGGTAGAAGCATCAGTTCAACATACACCATCAGCATTTAATGCTCAAACACAACGCGCAGTCGTTTTATTTGGAAAACACAGTGATACATTTTGGGACTTAACACGTGAAGCATTACGTAAAGTAGCGCCTGAAGAAGGCTTTGAAAATACAGTTACGAAATTGGAAAGCTTCAAACAAGGTCAAGGAACAATTCTTTATTATATTGACACTGATGTTGTGAAAGGCTTACAAGATCAATTTGCACTTTATGCAGATAATTTCCCAATTTGGGCAGAACAAGAAAATGGAATGATGCAATTGGTAACATGGACCGCTTTAGCAGGTGCGGGAATCGGAGCTTCCGTACAACATTACAATCCCCTTGTGGATGCAAGTGCAGCTGAGGCTTTTGAAATTCCATCAAGTTGGAAATTAGTTGCGCAAATGCCATTTGGTAAAGCAATTGATGAAGTACAACCTAAAACACTTCAAGATGTAAAGGGTAAAGTAAAAGTTTTTAAATAA
- a CDS encoding alpha/beta fold hydrolase — MSYFKFMGHEIFYEEFGMGDPLIFLHGNASSSDVFKPIIDLYKDDFKVVLIDFLGYGKSEQIDTFPLDIWAYEAAQVLELIHIKDYRDVKLVGMSGGAIVAVNIALKEPGRIHKIIADNFQGESSSPQFLESLALERRKLLSSIPGKFNLRRIHGKKWHTTVVNETNAILEFGNTPYFDDLSNLRAPLLLTGCRDDQRIRKCHYIHIYNCLLKKVRHTSIYLFKNGKYPAVLAHPESFSDLAYHFFDDDDTIQIYKVE, encoded by the coding sequence ATGTCTTATTTTAAGTTTATGGGGCATGAGATCTTTTATGAAGAATTCGGTATGGGAGACCCCTTGATTTTCCTACATGGTAATGCATCATCATCTGATGTTTTTAAACCGATTATTGATTTATATAAAGATGACTTTAAAGTCGTTCTGATTGATTTTTTAGGCTATGGGAAATCCGAGCAGATTGATACATTCCCACTTGATATTTGGGCTTATGAGGCTGCTCAAGTCTTAGAACTGATTCATATCAAAGATTATCGGGATGTGAAGTTAGTGGGAATGAGTGGTGGTGCGATTGTTGCAGTAAATATCGCTCTTAAAGAACCTGGACGCATCCACAAAATCATTGCCGATAACTTTCAAGGTGAATCATCAAGCCCTCAATTTCTTGAATCTCTCGCGCTTGAACGTCGAAAGTTACTTTCCAGTATACCGGGAAAATTTAACCTCCGAAGAATTCATGGAAAAAAATGGCATACAACAGTGGTTAATGAAACCAATGCAATCTTAGAGTTTGGGAATACACCCTACTTCGATGATTTGAGTAACCTACGTGCTCCCCTTCTTTTAACGGGATGTCGTGATGATCAACGCATTCGTAAATGTCATTACATCCATATCTATAATTGTCTCCTTAAAAAGGTTCGACATACCTCGATTTATTTATTTAAAAATGGTAAGTACCCCGCCGTACTTGCCCATCCTGAATCGTTTTCCGATTTAGCCTATCATTTCTTCGATGACGATGACACGATTCAAATCTATAAAGTAGAATAA
- the glmS gene encoding glutamine--fructose-6-phosphate transaminase (isomerizing) — protein MCGIVGYVGTRNAVDVLTVGLSHLEYRGYDSVGLAIQEGKKLITYKEKGKIKNLEKQLEAAREGEPSCGIGHTRWATHGRASKNNAHPHGTENVVLVHNGIIENYLEIKEELLALGYSFESETDSEVAAKYLDYLTKQSISNQKAIELLCDRIHGSYAFAIMFSNEHDVLYGIRYGSPLCLGIGKDEMFLGSDMSPILSYTNEYILLDDREIVRLESDSFVVYRSDGIEVKDKVIHFANWNQESSDRQLFEHFMLKEIHEQPDVLDRTLRTYTQADDEGSLNVSLPIPCDFFTNIKTIHIIACGTALYAGLCAKYWIEAETNYRVMVHTASEFRYYPLKLDDDDCAWFISQSGETADSLACLRMVSEQGIKTLGIVNTQGSSIAREVDVCVYTCAGFEKSVASTKAYTAQLALLYLITLVLQDTSHPHQALVKFQECVTAQQALLEQTDAIETLARKFMDVSAVFFLGRGLDYATSVEASLKLKEVSYVMSDAYPAGELKHGTLALIDPDVLSVFTLTQMNTKEKTLSNVQEVQARAGKVLIISSDAALSNAYDEVLLIPKVDDALMPFISVIAHQLFAYYSANIRDCDIDCPRNLAKSVTVE, from the coding sequence ATGTGTGGAATTGTAGGATATGTTGGCACGCGCAATGCTGTCGACGTTTTAACTGTGGGATTATCCCACTTGGAGTACCGAGGGTATGACTCGGTTGGTTTAGCGATTCAAGAAGGCAAAAAATTAATAACGTATAAAGAAAAAGGGAAAATAAAGAATCTGGAAAAGCAACTTGAAGCAGCTCGTGAAGGGGAGCCATCCTGTGGTATTGGCCACACGCGTTGGGCAACGCATGGTCGCGCCTCTAAAAATAACGCTCATCCACATGGCACGGAAAACGTTGTGTTGGTACATAATGGCATCATTGAGAATTATTTAGAAATAAAAGAAGAACTCTTGGCACTTGGTTACAGTTTTGAATCTGAAACAGATTCTGAAGTTGCCGCAAAGTATTTGGATTACCTTACAAAGCAATCAATTTCAAACCAAAAAGCCATTGAATTACTCTGTGACCGGATTCATGGTAGTTATGCTTTTGCGATTATGTTTTCAAACGAACACGATGTTCTTTATGGTATTCGTTACGGAAGTCCCTTGTGTCTAGGGATCGGAAAAGATGAAATGTTTCTTGGTTCGGATATGTCACCAATTTTGAGTTATACCAATGAGTATATACTTCTTGATGATCGTGAAATTGTCCGTCTTGAATCGGATTCGTTTGTGGTGTATCGATCTGATGGTATCGAAGTTAAAGATAAAGTAATTCATTTTGCGAATTGGAATCAAGAATCATCAGATCGCCAATTGTTTGAACATTTTATGTTGAAGGAAATTCATGAACAACCAGATGTTCTTGATCGAACATTAAGAACTTATACACAAGCTGATGATGAGGGTTCGTTAAACGTATCCTTACCCATCCCCTGTGATTTTTTTACAAACATTAAAACCATCCACATTATTGCATGTGGTACTGCACTTTATGCAGGATTATGCGCAAAGTATTGGATTGAAGCCGAAACGAATTACCGGGTCATGGTTCATACAGCGAGCGAGTTTCGCTATTATCCTTTAAAGCTCGATGACGATGACTGTGCATGGTTTATTTCGCAAAGTGGGGAAACCGCAGACAGTCTTGCGTGTTTACGTATGGTGTCGGAGCAAGGTATCAAAACACTTGGAATTGTGAACACGCAAGGATCTTCAATTGCCCGTGAAGTCGATGTGTGTGTATATACTTGTGCGGGATTTGAGAAGTCTGTAGCAAGTACTAAAGCATATACGGCACAGTTAGCCTTGCTTTATCTCATCACCTTAGTGTTGCAAGACACGAGTCATCCACATCAAGCACTTGTAAAGTTTCAAGAATGTGTCACCGCTCAACAAGCGCTCCTTGAACAAACCGATGCGATTGAGACATTAGCACGCAAGTTTATGGATGTCTCGGCTGTGTTTTTCTTAGGAAGAGGGCTTGACTATGCGACATCCGTTGAAGCTTCCCTCAAACTTAAAGAAGTTTCCTATGTTATGAGTGATGCTTATCCAGCAGGAGAGTTAAAACATGGTACGCTTGCCTTGATTGATCCGGATGTTCTTTCTGTTTTTACTTTAACGCAAATGAACACCAAAGAAAAAACACTCAGCAATGTGCAAGAAGTACAAGCAAGAGCGGGTAAGGTTCTCATCATAAGCAGTGACGCCGCCTTGTCAAACGCATATGACGAAGTACTTTTGATACCGAAGGTGGATGATGCCTTAATGCCTTTTATCAGTGTGATTGCACATCAGTTATTTGCATATTATAGTGCGAATATTAGAGATTGTGATATTGATTGCCCGCGAAATCTTGCGAAATCGGTTACGGTAGAATAA
- a CDS encoding aminopeptidase C — MTISKSLLSEFKSEYQNNKAARTLENAVTHSGIHDIAVDHSLSSRYPDAFSVQAKTGQITNQKASGRCWMFASLNTMRADVLGCLNVDSFEFSETYPFFWDKLEKANYFLESILETKEEPTDGRLIQHLLSGPIQDGGQWDMFKGILEKYGVVPKEAMPETFHSSNSAFMNKIITSKLREFAYELRESENPRSKDEMLYEIYHILCLCLGTPPESFSYEYHDKDGNYKKIDTITPVDFMNQYVGWNLKDKVSIINAPTKDKPYGKAFTVKYLGTVKEADPIKYVNAPSHILKEAAIAQLQDGKPVWFGCDVGQMHDRDNGIMAKDAFDFKGVLNTELNLDKAGRLDYGDSLMTHAMVFVGVNLDENGKPTRWNVENSWGTDRNARKGYYTMTDEWFDEYNYQVMVDKKYVPKDYLEALESDQVIELEPWDPMGALALVK; from the coding sequence ATGACTATTTCAAAATCATTGTTATCCGAATTTAAATCGGAATATCAAAATAATAAAGCGGCTCGTACGCTCGAAAACGCAGTAACACACAGTGGAATTCACGACATCGCTGTGGATCATTCATTATCATCACGCTATCCTGATGCCTTCTCTGTTCAGGCAAAAACAGGTCAAATTACAAATCAAAAGGCAAGTGGACGTTGCTGGATGTTCGCATCGCTTAACACAATGCGCGCCGATGTCCTTGGATGTCTTAATGTTGATTCCTTTGAATTTTCAGAAACCTATCCATTCTTTTGGGATAAACTTGAAAAAGCAAATTACTTCCTCGAAAGTATTCTTGAGACAAAAGAAGAACCAACCGATGGACGTTTGATTCAACACCTTCTATCCGGCCCCATTCAAGATGGTGGTCAATGGGATATGTTTAAAGGAATCTTAGAAAAATACGGTGTTGTGCCTAAAGAAGCAATGCCTGAAACTTTCCACAGTTCAAATTCCGCATTTATGAACAAGATCATCACATCAAAACTTCGCGAATTTGCTTATGAACTACGCGAATCCGAAAACCCACGTAGTAAAGATGAAATGTTATATGAAATTTATCATATTCTATGTTTATGTCTTGGAACACCACCTGAATCATTCAGTTATGAATACCATGATAAAGATGGTAATTACAAAAAAATCGATACCATTACACCGGTTGATTTTATGAATCAGTATGTAGGTTGGAACCTTAAGGATAAAGTAAGTATCATTAATGCCCCTACTAAAGATAAGCCTTATGGAAAAGCATTTACCGTTAAATATTTAGGTACGGTAAAAGAAGCCGATCCAATTAAATATGTGAATGCTCCCAGCCATATCTTAAAAGAAGCTGCGATTGCCCAACTTCAAGATGGAAAACCTGTATGGTTTGGATGTGATGTTGGACAAATGCATGATCGCGATAACGGTATTATGGCTAAAGATGCCTTTGATTTCAAAGGTGTTTTAAACACTGAATTAAATCTTGATAAAGCCGGTCGTCTTGATTATGGTGATAGTTTGATGACGCATGCAATGGTATTTGTGGGCGTTAATTTAGATGAGAATGGAAAACCAACACGTTGGAACGTTGAAAACAGTTGGGGAACTGATCGTAATGCACGTAAAGGCTATTACACCATGACGGATGAATGGTTTGATGAATACAACTACCAAGTTATGGTGGATAAGAAATATGTACCTAAAGATTATCTTGAAGCGCTAGAAAGTGATCAAGTCATTGAACTTGAACCATGGGATCCAATGGGTGCCCTTGCGCTTGTGAAATAA
- a CDS encoding Hsp20/alpha crystallin family protein has protein sequence MKQTVRPTTLLESLFGDDFMNNAGYGTGVDIYREEGSYFVEIEMPGFEKEDIDIEFSGDILSIQATRRESEEKDEKNYFYRSRNQKNIKRQIRFAEVDANAIDASYQQGVLQITLPTKVEEHNSSKIRVQ, from the coding sequence ATGAAACAAACAGTAAGACCGACAACACTTTTAGAAAGCTTGTTTGGTGATGATTTTATGAATAACGCAGGTTATGGAACCGGTGTTGATATCTATCGTGAAGAAGGAAGTTATTTCGTAGAAATTGAAATGCCAGGATTTGAAAAGGAAGATATTGATATTGAATTTAGTGGTGATATCTTATCCATTCAAGCAACGCGTCGCGAATCAGAAGAAAAAGACGAAAAAAATTACTTCTATCGATCACGCAATCAAAAAAACATTAAACGTCAAATTCGCTTTGCGGAAGTTGATGCGAACGCAATTGATGCAAGCTACCAACAAGGTGTACTCCAAATTACACTTCCAACAAAAGTTGAAGAACACAACTCCAGTAAGATTCGTGTTCAGTAG
- a CDS encoding CCA tRNA nucleotidyltransferase, translating to MIELSKNIEIVMMELTNRGFEVFVVGGFVRDALMGHRSFDIDLCTNALPEQLLKIYKKYSIESNGHDYGIKFMSGEEHFEISTMRLEGDYEDGRRPSRVEFINHLFDDSKRRDFTVNALYYHPRHGLIDYYDGVKDLQNHTLRVIGDPKVRFKEDVLRIARLYRFKSELGFDIDAETLYVVQTQIESLQRLKLVQIYPELSRYLLGPYFLETSLLCPEFLMTLFPPLKETLGFDQHNPFHEYSLYEHTIRTMQGIPNRVDLKLVALFHDLGKSNVQTVDDQGIAHYPGHAQASCIIARPFFEALQFSIKKIAYLEKLILEHDLKLQPVSAQLQQLIRVHGIEWVEDLMAVKRADNLAKGSRAQYQLQRCTHISQIIQEIRDQKRPTSIRDLVITASDLKKLGIEGKTINKYLNMCLDRVIEGTLPNTHESLLNCIKEVNEE from the coding sequence ATGATCGAATTATCAAAAAATATTGAAATTGTTATGATGGAGCTTACCAACCGTGGATTTGAAGTTTTTGTTGTTGGTGGTTTTGTTCGTGATGCTTTAATGGGACATCGATCCTTTGATATAGACTTATGTACCAATGCCTTACCGGAACAACTTTTAAAAATTTATAAAAAATATTCAATTGAATCAAATGGACATGATTACGGCATTAAGTTTATGTCGGGTGAAGAACATTTTGAAATTTCAACAATGCGGCTTGAAGGGGATTATGAGGATGGAAGACGTCCATCACGCGTAGAATTTATTAATCATCTTTTCGATGATTCAAAGCGTCGTGATTTCACGGTTAACGCTCTTTATTATCATCCACGTCATGGACTCATAGATTACTATGATGGCGTTAAGGATTTACAAAACCACACACTCCGTGTTATTGGGGATCCTAAAGTTCGTTTTAAAGAGGATGTTTTACGTATTGCGCGTCTTTATCGCTTTAAATCGGAGCTCGGTTTTGACATTGATGCGGAAACACTCTATGTGGTGCAAACACAGATAGAGTCACTCCAACGTTTAAAACTAGTACAAATATATCCAGAACTTTCACGTTATTTGCTGGGTCCATATTTTTTAGAGACAAGCCTTCTTTGTCCTGAATTTTTAATGACACTCTTTCCACCGCTCAAGGAAACACTTGGGTTTGATCAGCATAATCCATTCCATGAATACTCGCTTTACGAGCATACCATTCGTACAATGCAAGGAATTCCAAATCGTGTTGATTTGAAATTGGTTGCGTTGTTTCATGATTTAGGCAAAAGTAACGTGCAAACTGTAGATGATCAAGGTATTGCACACTATCCGGGTCATGCGCAAGCAAGCTGTATTATAGCGCGTCCTTTTTTTGAAGCATTGCAATTCTCAATAAAGAAGATCGCGTACTTAGAGAAATTGATTCTTGAACATGATTTAAAATTACAACCGGTATCCGCGCAACTCCAACAACTCATCCGAGTTCATGGAATTGAGTGGGTTGAGGACTTAATGGCAGTAAAGCGTGCTGATAACTTAGCTAAAGGTTCGCGAGCACAGTATCAGCTACAACGATGTACGCATATAAGTCAAATTATCCAAGAAATTAGAGATCAAAAACGTCCTACATCCATTCGTGATCTTGTGATCACGGCGTCGGACTTAAAAAAATTAGGTATTGAAGGAAAAACAATTAATAAGTATTTAAATATGTGCTTGGATCGTGTTATTGAAGGAACGCTTCCAAATACGCATGAATCACTGTTGAATTGTATTAAGGAGGTAAATGAAGAATGA